The Coregonus clupeaformis isolate EN_2021a chromosome 20, ASM2061545v1, whole genome shotgun sequence genome contains a region encoding:
- the LOC121533379 gene encoding F-box-like/WD repeat-containing protein TBL1XR1 isoform X1 — protein sequence MSISSDEVNFLVYRYLQESGFSHSAFTFGIESHISQSNINGALVPPAALISIIQKGLQYVEAEVSINEDGTLFDGRPIESLSLIDAVMPDVVQTRQQAYRDKLAQQHAAQAPPVNATNMTANAKNGENTANGEENGAHALANHAHADEVLSVCHTDNHVDLMEVDGDMEIPQNKAMVLRGHESEVFICAWNPVSDLLASGSGDSTARIWNLSENSTSSSTQLVLRHCIREGGQDVPSNKDVTSLDWNSEGTLLATGSYDGFARIWTKDGNLASTLGQHKGPIFALKWNKKGNFILSAGVDKTTIIWDAHTGEAKQQFPFHSAPALDVDWQSNNTFASCSTDMCIHVCKLGQDRPIKTFQGHTNEVNAIKWDPTGNLLASCSDDMTLKIWSMKQDTCVHDLQAHSKEIYTIKWSPTGPGTNNPNANLMLASASFDSTVRLWDVDRGICIHTLTKHQEPVYSVAFSPDGRHLASGSFDKCVHIWNTQTGALVHSYRGTGGIFEVCWNAAGDKVGASASDGSVCVLDLRK from the exons ATGAGCATAAGCAGTGATGAGGTCAACTTCCTGGTGTACAGATACCTACAGGAGTCAG GGTTTTCCCACTCAGCCTTCACGTTTGGCATAGAGAGCCACATCAGTCAGTCTAACATCAATGGAGCCCTGGTGCCCCCTGCTGCCCTCATCTCCATCATACAGAAGGGCCTGCAGTACGTGGAGGCTGAAGTCAGCATTAATGAG GACGGTACGCTGTTTGACGGGCGGCCGATCGAGTCCCTGTCGCTCATCGATGCGGTAATGCCGGACGTGGTGCAGACGCGGCAGCAGGCCTACCGAGACAAGCTAGCCCAGCAGCATGCGGCCCAGGCCCCACCGGTCAACGCCACCAACATGACGGCCAACGCCAAGAACGGAGAGAACACGGCCAACGGCGAGGAGAACGGAGCGCACGCCTTAGCTA ATCATGCACATGCTGATGAGGTGCTCTCTGTGTGCCATACAGACAACCATGTAGACTTGATGGAGGTGGACGGGGACATGGAGATTCCCCAAAACAAAGCGATGGTGCTCCGAGGTCATGAGTCAGAGGTGTTCATCTGCGCCTGGAACCCTGTCTCCGACCTGCTCGCCTCCGG GTCTGGGGACTCGACGGCGCGGATCTGGAACCTGAGTGAGAACAGCACCAGCAGCTCCACGCAGCTTGTACTGAGGCACTGCATACGGGAGGGAGGCCAGGATGTCCCCAGCAACAAAGACGTCACGTCATTAGACTGGAAT AGTGAGGGTACGTTACTAGCAACCGGCTCATATGATGGATTTGCCAGGATCTGGACAAAGGATG GTAATCTTGCCAGTACCCTGGGTCAACACAAAGGTCCCATTTTTGCATTGAAATGGAACAAGAAAGGAAACTTCATTCTTAGTGCCGGAGTAGATAAG ACTACAATCATATGGGATGCTCACACAGGAGAAGCCAAGCAGCAGTTCCCGTTCCATTCAG CCCCTGCTTTGGATGTGGACTGGCAGAGCAACAACACGTTTGCCTCCTGCAGTACAGACATGTGCATCCATGTGTGTAAGCTTGGCCAGGACAGGCCCATCAAGACATTCCAAGGACACACA AATGAAGTAAATGCAATCAAATGGGATCCAACCGGTAACCTGCTGGCCTCCTGCTCAGACGACATGACGCTGAAG ATCTGGAGTATGAAACAGGACACGTGCGTTCATGACCTGCAAGCTCACAGCAAAGAGATCTACACTATCAAATGGAGCCCAACCGGTCCTGGAACCAACAACCCCAATGCCAATCTCATGCTTGCCAG CGCGTCCTTTGATTCGACGGTGCGGCTGTGGGATGTGGACCGAGGTATCTGCATTCACACGCTAACCAAACACCAGGAGCCTGTCTACAGTGTGGCCTTCAGCCCTGACGGCAGGCATCTGGCCAGCGGCTCCTTCGACAAGTGTGTTCACATCTGGAACACGCAG ACTGGTGCTTTAGTCCATAGttacagggggacagggggaatCTTTGAAGTTTGCTGGAATGCAGCAGGTGACAAAGTGGGAGCAAGTGCATCAGATGGATCT GTTTGTGTATTAGATCTGCGGAAGTAA
- the LOC121533379 gene encoding F-box-like/WD repeat-containing protein TBL1XR1 isoform X2, producing the protein MSISSDEVNFLVYRYLQESGFSHSAFTFGIESHISQSNINGALVPPAALISIIQKGLQYVEAEVSINEDGTLFDGRPIESLSLIDAVMPDVVQTRQQAYRDKLAQQHAAQAPPVNATNMTANAKNGENTANGEENGAHALANNHVDLMEVDGDMEIPQNKAMVLRGHESEVFICAWNPVSDLLASGSGDSTARIWNLSENSTSSSTQLVLRHCIREGGQDVPSNKDVTSLDWNSEGTLLATGSYDGFARIWTKDGNLASTLGQHKGPIFALKWNKKGNFILSAGVDKTTIIWDAHTGEAKQQFPFHSAPALDVDWQSNNTFASCSTDMCIHVCKLGQDRPIKTFQGHTNEVNAIKWDPTGNLLASCSDDMTLKIWSMKQDTCVHDLQAHSKEIYTIKWSPTGPGTNNPNANLMLASASFDSTVRLWDVDRGICIHTLTKHQEPVYSVAFSPDGRHLASGSFDKCVHIWNTQTGALVHSYRGTGGIFEVCWNAAGDKVGASASDGSVCVLDLRK; encoded by the exons ATGAGCATAAGCAGTGATGAGGTCAACTTCCTGGTGTACAGATACCTACAGGAGTCAG GGTTTTCCCACTCAGCCTTCACGTTTGGCATAGAGAGCCACATCAGTCAGTCTAACATCAATGGAGCCCTGGTGCCCCCTGCTGCCCTCATCTCCATCATACAGAAGGGCCTGCAGTACGTGGAGGCTGAAGTCAGCATTAATGAG GACGGTACGCTGTTTGACGGGCGGCCGATCGAGTCCCTGTCGCTCATCGATGCGGTAATGCCGGACGTGGTGCAGACGCGGCAGCAGGCCTACCGAGACAAGCTAGCCCAGCAGCATGCGGCCCAGGCCCCACCGGTCAACGCCACCAACATGACGGCCAACGCCAAGAACGGAGAGAACACGGCCAACGGCGAGGAGAACGGAGCGCACGCCTTAGCTA ACAACCATGTAGACTTGATGGAGGTGGACGGGGACATGGAGATTCCCCAAAACAAAGCGATGGTGCTCCGAGGTCATGAGTCAGAGGTGTTCATCTGCGCCTGGAACCCTGTCTCCGACCTGCTCGCCTCCGG GTCTGGGGACTCGACGGCGCGGATCTGGAACCTGAGTGAGAACAGCACCAGCAGCTCCACGCAGCTTGTACTGAGGCACTGCATACGGGAGGGAGGCCAGGATGTCCCCAGCAACAAAGACGTCACGTCATTAGACTGGAAT AGTGAGGGTACGTTACTAGCAACCGGCTCATATGATGGATTTGCCAGGATCTGGACAAAGGATG GTAATCTTGCCAGTACCCTGGGTCAACACAAAGGTCCCATTTTTGCATTGAAATGGAACAAGAAAGGAAACTTCATTCTTAGTGCCGGAGTAGATAAG ACTACAATCATATGGGATGCTCACACAGGAGAAGCCAAGCAGCAGTTCCCGTTCCATTCAG CCCCTGCTTTGGATGTGGACTGGCAGAGCAACAACACGTTTGCCTCCTGCAGTACAGACATGTGCATCCATGTGTGTAAGCTTGGCCAGGACAGGCCCATCAAGACATTCCAAGGACACACA AATGAAGTAAATGCAATCAAATGGGATCCAACCGGTAACCTGCTGGCCTCCTGCTCAGACGACATGACGCTGAAG ATCTGGAGTATGAAACAGGACACGTGCGTTCATGACCTGCAAGCTCACAGCAAAGAGATCTACACTATCAAATGGAGCCCAACCGGTCCTGGAACCAACAACCCCAATGCCAATCTCATGCTTGCCAG CGCGTCCTTTGATTCGACGGTGCGGCTGTGGGATGTGGACCGAGGTATCTGCATTCACACGCTAACCAAACACCAGGAGCCTGTCTACAGTGTGGCCTTCAGCCCTGACGGCAGGCATCTGGCCAGCGGCTCCTTCGACAAGTGTGTTCACATCTGGAACACGCAG ACTGGTGCTTTAGTCCATAGttacagggggacagggggaatCTTTGAAGTTTGCTGGAATGCAGCAGGTGACAAAGTGGGAGCAAGTGCATCAGATGGATCT GTTTGTGTATTAGATCTGCGGAAGTAA